A window of Streptomyces sp. NBC_01241 genomic DNA:
TGCTCGCCGACCGGCCCCTGACGCTCCGCTCGCAGGAGCGCGGAGGAGGGACGGATGGGATGGGTGGAACAGGTGGAACAGGTGGAACAGGTGGAACAGGTGGAACAGGTGGAACAGGTGGAACAGGTGGAACAGGTGGGGCTGTCGACGTTCAGCGTTCCGTCGCGGGCGGTGGAGCGACGGCTCCGTCGGCCGGAGCGGTACCGCCGTCGCCCGATGTCGTGCCGGTGCGCTGGACATCGGCCGGAGCCGGGGCGCCGACGGCGCCGGCCACAGCGTCAGCACCGGCAGCCGCCGCTCTGCAACGTACCGTCACGCCTCCCGGGAACGCACCGGGAACGCTCGCTCCGCCCCTTCCCGCCCTCCAGCGTCAGGCAGTCGGCGGGCCGCCGGTGCCTCGCTCGCTGCCGGTTTCCGGCAGCAGTACCACCTCCTCCGTAACTTCCGGATCCTCCTTACCCTCCACACCCGCCGTGCCACTCGCTTCCGCCTTTCCCACGGCCGGTTCGGTCGCCGTGGCCGCGGGGGTGGCCCAGCGGATGGCGGACGGCAGTGTGGTCTTCGGGGCGGCGTCACCGCCGTACTCGCCACCCGTCGTCCAGCGCGAGACGGAGACCGCGGAACCACCGCCTCCGGAGCCGCCCCAGGAGTCCGGACCGGAACCCGTGCCCGAACCGGAGCCGGAAGCGGCGCCGGCCCCCGGACCCGCGGCCGGGGACCACGGCACACCGGGATCCCCCGGCGGGCCCCCCGTCGTCACCGACGAGCTGGTACGCGCCCTGTACGCGCCACTCAGCAGGCTCTTCAAGGCGGATCTGCGGCTGGAACGGGAGCGAGCGGGGTTTCTCATCAACACCCGACACTGAGGAACGGCGATGAACAGCAGCGACACCACAGGGAATTGAGAGGTACGTGCCATGGCCACCGCCCAGGACAACGATCCCGCCGTCAGCGTGTGCTTCGTCGTCACGATCGACGACATCGAGCTCGGGTCGTTCAACACATGTGACGGGCTGGGCTGTGAAGTGGTGCTCGAAACACGTGAGGAGGGCGGCAACAACGGGCATCTGTGGCAGCTGCCGACCCGCCTGAAGTACTCCAACGTGAAGCTGTCCAGGCCGCTGACCAAGGAGACCGAGAAGGTGGCCCGCTGGTTCGCCACCATGACGACCGGGTTCAGCCGCAAGACGGCGCACATCGAGGCGCGGACCGGGGACGGGCAGAAGGTGGCCCAGTGGGGGCTGCTGGAGGTCGTGCCCGTCCGCTGGACCGGACCCTCCTTCTCCCCCGAATCGCCCAAGGTCGCGATGGAGACGATCGAGATCGCCCATCACGGCTATGTGATGGAGGGCTGACCGCCGTGAGTGGTGCGGGTCCCATCGCGTTCAGCGCCGCCGGTACGTCCGGGGCGTCGGCGGGGGCGAAGGCGGGCAGGGGAGGTTCGGCCCGGCCCAAGCTGGAGCACGCCTATCTGGAGCTGCGGACGCCGCCGACCGGCGGCGGCCTCACGCCCGGCGGCCCGTGCGGACGGATCGACTTCCAGTTCAACCCCAAGGAGCTGAGCCTCACCAAGGCGGCCTCCTGGAAGCGGAGTCCGGCCAAGGGCGCCAAGAGTTCGGGGCCGCCGGAGTACCAGGGCTCGCAGCCCAGCAAGCTCACCGTGGAGATGTTCTTCGACGCCAGCGACACCCAGGACACCCGCGTGGTGACCTCGGTGGAGCAGCTCTTCGCGTGCTGTGTGCCGACGAACGAGACCCGTCAGCAACAGCGTTCGTCGCCGCCGTGGGTCGTCTTCCACTGGGGCGGGCTGACCGGGTTCCCCGGCTACGTCAGCCAAGTGCAGGCGAAATACACCCTGTTCACCACGTCGGGTGTGCCGATCCGGGCCGTCTGCCAGGTGACGATGGAGGAGATCAGCGGCGACACCCCCGGCCAGAACCCGACCTCGGGCGCCCTCGCGGCCCGCCGGGTGCACCGGCTGGGCGCCGGGGACTCGCTGCCCTCGCTCGCCCAGCGCGAGTACGGCGACCCGGCCGCCTGGCGGGTGATCGCGGAGGCGAACGGGATCGACGACCCGATGCGCCTGGCCCCCGGACAGCAGCTGCTGCTCCCCGCGCTCGACGAGCTGTCCCGGCTCGAAGGGACCCGGGACAGGGGGCGGTTCTGATGGCGCAGCCGGGCGTCGCGACGGCGCTGGTGGTGGAGTTCGGCGGCCGGCCACTGCCGCCGAAGTTCGTGAACACGCTGGTCGAGGGGTACGTCGACGACAGCCGGACACTCCCCGACCTGTTTCTCCTGCGCTTCCGCGACCCGGACCGGGTGCTGCTGGAACAGACCGGGCTGAAGATCGGCAGCGAGGCCCGGCTGCTGGCCCGCGCGGGCGGCGGCACGGCACCGAAACCGCTGCTGAAAGGGGTGGTCACCGCCCTGGAGGTGGAGCTCGACGACACCGGTACCTTCACCGTCGTACGCGGGCTCGACGAGTCGCACCGGCTGTTCCGGGGACGCCGGGTGGCGAGCTACCAGAACATGACGCTCGCCGACATCTGCGCCCAGGTGGCCCAGCGCGCCGGACTGAAGCCGGGAACGGTCGACGTGGCCGGCCCCGTACTCGAACACATCGCCCAGCCCAACGTCACGGACTGGGAGTTCGTGCGCGATCTCGCGGAGGAGGCGGGCGCGCAGGCGTACGTGGTCGACGGGCAGCTGCACATCACCCGCCCCGCGGAGGCGAGCGGCGCGCCGGACGGCTCGGCGCGGGCCGACCGGAATCCGCTGGTCCTGGAGATGGGGAGCAATCTGCTGCGCTGCCGGGCCGGGGTGTCGTCGGCGGAACAGGTCTCCGAGGTCGAGGTGCGGGGCTGGGACGTCAAGACCAAGCAGCCGCTCGTCGGGCGGGCGCCCGCGGGGAAGTCGGCGAGGCTGGATCTGGGGGTGAGCGCGGCCGAGGTGTCCGCGCCGTTCGGCGAGGCGCGTTTCGTGGTCACGGACGCGGCGTACGGGGCGCAGGCGCAGGTGGACCAGGCGGCGAAGGCCCTGGCGGAGCGGATCGCCGGATCGTTCGCCGAGCTGGAGGCGGTGATCCGGGGGAACCCGGAGGTGCGGGCGGGCAGCACGGTGGCGCTCAACGCGGTGGGGGCGCCCTTCGAGGGGCGGTACACGGTCACGTCGTCGCGGCACGTCTTCGACCCGGTGCGCGGGTACGAGACCTGGCTCACGGTCTCCGGGCAGCAGGAGCGCTCGTTGTTCGGGCTGACCGGCGGAGGGCCGGGTTCCGGCGGGTCCGGGGCGGGGTCCGGTGGCGGGTCGCGGTGTGCCGGGCTGGTCAGCGGGACGGTCACGGACACCCACGATCCGGAGGGCTCGGGCCGGGTCAAGGTGCGGTTTCCGTGGCTGTCGGACGAGTACGCGAGCGACTGGGCGCGCACCGCGCAGTCGGGCGGGACGAGCGGCGGCGAGGCGTTCATCCCCGAGGTCGGGGACGAGGTCCTGGTGGGGTTCGAGCACGGGCACCTGGACCGTCCATACGTCCTCGCCGGTCTGTACAACGGGAAGGACCGGCCGTCACAGGGCAGCGGCGGTGGTGGCGGCGGGAGCGGGAGCGGGAGCGGCGGCGGTCAGGGCGGCGGAGTGGCCGCCGCGGTGGCCGGTGCCGTGGCCGGCGACCCGGCCGCATCGGCCGCCACCTCCGAATCCACCCCGGGAACCCCGCTGGTCGACCCGACCAGCGGTGCCGTCAACCGCCGCTCCCTCGCCTCCAAGAGCGGAAACCAGCTGGAACTCCTCGACGACGCCAACGGACCGCAGGGCGTACGCCTGCTCACCGGCGACGGAAAACTGAAGATCGACCTCGACAGCAGAGGCACCGTGATCGTGATCAACAGCGACGGCAGCGTGCACATCGAGGCCAAGCAGCAGGTGTCCATCAAGGCGGCCCGCGGAGTCGCACTCGACGGCGGGCAGGGAACGCTCGAACTGAGCGGCGACAGCGTCACGTTGACGTCCCGCAGCGGAGTACGGGTCGATGGCGGAAACGGCGAGGTCAAGCTCACCGCCGGCGGCACGGTACACGTCCAGGGAGCCCAGGTCGCCGTCAGCGGAACGCAGCGGACCGACATCAAGGGCGGCAGCTCCCTGGCCATCAACGCGCCCCTCGTGAAGATCAATTGACGGCGCGGAAGCGTCGAGCCCGCTGCGCGGGACCAATGAGAGGACCGGACTTCCATGTCAGCAGCCGCGGCGCCGGCCGCACGGGTCGGGGACCCCACCGGACACCCGGGCAAGGTCGAGTCACCCGGTGTCCCGTCCGTGCTCATCGGCGGCCTCCCCGCCGCCACGGTGGGCACCCCGCACGTGTGTGCGTCGCCACCGCCCGCGGTGCACCCGCCGTCCGCGCTCGCGCCGCCCGGCAGCACCTCGGTGCTGATCGGCGGGCAGCCCGCCGCCCGCGTCGGGGACCTGGCCGCCTGCGGCTCACCCGTCGTGTCCGGTTGTCCGACGGTGCTGATCGGAGACTGAGCGTCATGGGCCAGCAGTTCATCGGCGCGGGCTGGGCCTTCCCACCGCGTACGGACGCCACCGGCTCCATCGCCCTGGTGCGCGGCGAGCACGAGCTGGAGGAGTCGATCCGGCTGATCCTCGCGACCTCACCGGGCGAGCGGCCCATGCGGCCGGAGTTCGGCTGCGCCATCAACGACTACGTGTTCGCTCCGGCGGACGCGGGCACGGCTGGTCAGCTCGCGTACGAGGTACGGCTGGCGCTGGACCGGTGGGAGCCCCGGATCGAGGTCACGGAGGTCGTCGTCCGCTTCGACGAGGTCGACAACGGGGTCCTGTACATCGACATCGGCTACACCGTACGGGGCGCCAACGACCCCCGGAACCTGGTCTTCCCGTTCTATGTGATCCCGCAGCACGAGGAGGGGGACGGCGCGTGACGCTGCCCAGTCCGCATCTGGACGACCGCCACTTCCAGGGCCTGGTCGACGAGGCGAAACGGCTCGTCCAGCAGCGCTGCCCCGAGTGGACCGACCACAACGTGTCCGACCCCGGCGTGACCCTCATCGAGGCCTTCGCGACCATGGTCGACCAGCTCGTCTACCGGGTGAACCGGGTGCCGGAGAAGAGCTACCTGACCTTCCTCGACCTGATCGGGGTCCGGCTGTACCCGCCCACGGCCGCCCGCACCGATGTGACGTTCCGGCTCTCCGCGCCGCAGCCCGAGCCGGTGCGGGTGCGGGCCGGTACGGAGGTGGCCACCGTCCGTACGGAGACCGAGGAAGCGGTCGTGTTCACCACCGCCCGTGAACTGTCGGTCGTACCGTGCGAGTTCGCCCACCTCGCCGTCTGGCCGACGTCCGGCGATGCCACCGACCGTACGGAGGAACTCACGCTCGGCCGGGCCGTCCCCTGCTTCGACACCACGCCCACGCCCGGCGACGCCCTCTATCTGGGCCTGTCGGCCGCCGTTCCGTCGGGCGTCGTCGTACTGCGGATGGACTGCGCGGTCGAGGGCGTCGGCGTGGACC
This region includes:
- a CDS encoding PAAR domain-containing protein; translated protein: MSAAAAPAARVGDPTGHPGKVESPGVPSVLIGGLPAATVGTPHVCASPPPAVHPPSALAPPGSTSVLIGGQPAARVGDLAACGSPVVSGCPTVLIGD
- a CDS encoding VgrG-related protein — translated: MAQPGVATALVVEFGGRPLPPKFVNTLVEGYVDDSRTLPDLFLLRFRDPDRVLLEQTGLKIGSEARLLARAGGGTAPKPLLKGVVTALEVELDDTGTFTVVRGLDESHRLFRGRRVASYQNMTLADICAQVAQRAGLKPGTVDVAGPVLEHIAQPNVTDWEFVRDLAEEAGAQAYVVDGQLHITRPAEASGAPDGSARADRNPLVLEMGSNLLRCRAGVSSAEQVSEVEVRGWDVKTKQPLVGRAPAGKSARLDLGVSAAEVSAPFGEARFVVTDAAYGAQAQVDQAAKALAERIAGSFAELEAVIRGNPEVRAGSTVALNAVGAPFEGRYTVTSSRHVFDPVRGYETWLTVSGQQERSLFGLTGGGPGSGGSGAGSGGGSRCAGLVSGTVTDTHDPEGSGRVKVRFPWLSDEYASDWARTAQSGGTSGGEAFIPEVGDEVLVGFEHGHLDRPYVLAGLYNGKDRPSQGSGGGGGGSGSGSGGGQGGGVAAAVAGAVAGDPAASAATSESTPGTPLVDPTSGAVNRRSLASKSGNQLELLDDANGPQGVRLLTGDGKLKIDLDSRGTVIVINSDGSVHIEAKQQVSIKAARGVALDGGQGTLELSGDSVTLTSRSGVRVDGGNGEVKLTAGGTVHVQGAQVAVSGTQRTDIKGGSSLAINAPLVKIN
- a CDS encoding GPW/gp25 family protein, whose amino-acid sequence is MGQQFIGAGWAFPPRTDATGSIALVRGEHELEESIRLILATSPGERPMRPEFGCAINDYVFAPADAGTAGQLAYEVRLALDRWEPRIEVTEVVVRFDEVDNGVLYIDIGYTVRGANDPRNLVFPFYVIPQHEEGDGA
- a CDS encoding LysM peptidoglycan-binding domain-containing protein produces the protein MSGAGPIAFSAAGTSGASAGAKAGRGGSARPKLEHAYLELRTPPTGGGLTPGGPCGRIDFQFNPKELSLTKAASWKRSPAKGAKSSGPPEYQGSQPSKLTVEMFFDASDTQDTRVVTSVEQLFACCVPTNETRQQQRSSPPWVVFHWGGLTGFPGYVSQVQAKYTLFTTSGVPIRAVCQVTMEEISGDTPGQNPTSGALAARRVHRLGAGDSLPSLAQREYGDPAAWRVIAEANGIDDPMRLAPGQQLLLPALDELSRLEGTRDRGRF
- a CDS encoding phage tail protein; the protein is MATAQDNDPAVSVCFVVTIDDIELGSFNTCDGLGCEVVLETREEGGNNGHLWQLPTRLKYSNVKLSRPLTKETEKVARWFATMTTGFSRKTAHIEARTGDGQKVAQWGLLEVVPVRWTGPSFSPESPKVAMETIEIAHHGYVMEG